The Candidatus Binatia bacterium genomic interval CTGGGAATCTTCGTCTCGGGGCATCCGCTGGCGGAGTTCGCGCCGATGCTCGCGCGCGCGGGGGCCCTGCCGATCAAAGAGTTGTCCAGCCTTCCCGACGATAGCGCGGTGACGATCGCCGGCACCGTGATCGGCGTCAGACGCACGCTAACGAAGGCCGGCCAGCAGATTCTCATCGCACAGCTCGAAGACACGAGCGGCATCTGCGACGTCGTGCTCTTCTCAAAGGCATATCCGCAACTGCATCAGCTCTTCGAGCCGGATACGATCCTGATCGTCAAGGGGCGCGTGCGATTGCGCGAACGGCCCGGGGCGGCTCCCGGCGAGGAACCGCGCGTCGAGCTCAATCTTGCCGCAAACGAGGCGACGAAGTTCGTGCCGCCGATATCGAGCCTGCCGGTCGGCGCCGTGCGCGGCTGGCACGTGGACGTGACGCGACGGGATCAGATCGATCGGCTCGCGCGGCTCATCGACGAGTGGCCCGGCGAAGTTCCGGTCGTCATGCACGTGCAGGGGCGCTCCCAGCGCGTCGCTCGCGCGATCGCAAGCGACTCGCGCATTCGCGACGAGCTCGAACGCATCTTCGCCCCGCAAGGCGTCCGCGAAGGTTCGTTGGACGCCTACGGATGAGCGCTGCTTGAAGCAACTCCCGAAGCTGGTGGCGTTCGACGTCGACGGCACGCTCGTCGGCCGCGACCTGGCGATATCGGAGGGGGTGCGCGCGGCGGTGGCGCGGATGCAGGACGCCGGCGTCGCGGGCTGCCTCGTAACGGGGCGGATGTACCGCGCGACGGTTCCGTTCGCGCGCGACCTCGAGTTCGACGCACCGGTGATCTGCTACCAGGGCGCGGCAATCATCGACCCCACGACCGACGACGTGCTCTCGCACACTGCGCTGGACAACGCGTTGGTTCGAGAGATCGTCGGCATCGCGGAGCAAGGGAAGATGCACTTGCAGCTCTATCGCAACGACGAGTACTACTGCGAGGCGCGCAACCGCTTCTCCGATCTCTACGCGTCGCTCTCGGAGGCGCAACCGGTCGTCGTAGCCTCGCTGCGCGAGGCGTTTGCGTATAGTCCGGCGACGAAGGCGGTGATCGTGGCCGACGAGCCCGACGCGCGCCGATACGACGAAGCGTTACGCGCGCGGTTCGAAGGTCGCGCAAACGTCACGCGCAGCCTGCCGGAGTTCGTGGAAATATTGGATCTCGCGGTGGATAAAGGCGCGGCGCTGCGTTTCGTTGCCGAACGGCTCGGCGTCGAGATCGAGCGCACCGTCGCGATCGGCGACTCCTGGAACGACCGGCCGCTGCTCGAGGCCGCCGGATTCGGCGTCGCGATGGGCTCGGCGCCCGACGAACTCCGCGTCGTCGCGGATGCGATCGTCGCCGACGTGGCGCACGACGGGGTCGTCGAGGCGCTCGAGCGATACGTTCTCGCGTGACGACGCGGTGAAGAACCGGCGAAGCCGGAGGTCGCCGGTCGAGCGCATCAGGCCGTTCTGGATGCCGATCGCGCTCTGCACCGCGCTCGCGATCGGGCTGCTCGTGGTGGGCCTGGCGTGGCCGGGCTTTCAGCCGAAACACGTCTCGGTCAGCGGCAATCATCGGGTCAGCCGTCACGAAATTCTCGTTCGCGCCGCGATCGCTCCGCACGAGAGCATCTGGCTGCAGAACACCGGGGAGATGGCGAGCCGGATCGCGGCGATCCCGTTCGTTGGAACCGCGTCCGTTCACCGCCTTCCGCCCGCGACGATCGCGATCGTCGTCGAGGAGCGCATACCGTTCGCGGTTCTGCGCGCCGGGGGCGAAGCGGGGCTCGTCGATCGCGCGCTCCGCGTCTTATCGCCGCCGCCGGCGGATTCGAGCCTGCCGGTCTTCGTAATCGCGGCGGGGCCGCTGCTCGACGACGGGACGTTCGTCAAGGCTCGCGACGCGATCGCGCTGCGCGACGATTACGACGCGATCGTCGCGGCAAAGATCGCGCCGGCGCAGTTAGCGTTCGATCGCTACGGCGGGCTCGTCGTCACGCTGCATAATGGCCTGCGCCTGCTGCTGGGCAGCGAGAGGGACCTCGCGCAGAAAGTCGCGCTGGTCAATCCGATTCTCTCGCAGGTTGTTGGGAAGGAGCGGCGAGTCGCGGCGATCGACTTGCGGGCGCCGGCGACGCCGGTGATCGTCTACCGCTGACTAGTGGCTCGTCAGATCGAGGAAGACGACGACCGTTCCTTTGATGATCGAGAGCTTGAGCTGATCGTTCGACTGGACTTTTGAAAAGTCGACCGACGCGCGTCCCGACGTCAGCGTCGTATCGGCGCCGGTATCCATCGAGACCTCGATGTGCTTTGGATCGACGACCTTGACGACTTTGACGGTGTACGTGCCGTCGGGAATGGTCGTGGCATCGACGACGGCCGCGGCTGCGGCGATCGGCGCGACAAATCC includes:
- a CDS encoding Cof-type HAD-IIB family hydrolase, whose translation is MKQLPKLVAFDVDGTLVGRDLAISEGVRAAVARMQDAGVAGCLVTGRMYRATVPFARDLEFDAPVICYQGAAIIDPTTDDVLSHTALDNALVREIVGIAEQGKMHLQLYRNDEYYCEARNRFSDLYASLSEAQPVVVASLREAFAYSPATKAVIVADEPDARRYDEALRARFEGRANVTRSLPEFVEILDLAVDKGAALRFVAERLGVEIERTVAIGDSWNDRPLLEAAGFGVAMGSAPDELRVVADAIVADVAHDGVVEALERYVLA
- a CDS encoding FtsQ-type POTRA domain-containing protein, with protein sequence MKNRRSRRSPVERIRPFWMPIALCTALAIGLLVVGLAWPGFQPKHVSVSGNHRVSRHEILVRAAIAPHESIWLQNTGEMASRIAAIPFVGTASVHRLPPATIAIVVEERIPFAVLRAGGEAGLVDRALRVLSPPPADSSLPVFVIAAGPLLDDGTFVKARDAIALRDDYDAIVAAKIAPAQLAFDRYGGLVVTLHNGLRLLLGSERDLAQKVALVNPILSQVVGKERRVAAIDLRAPATPVIVYR